A region of the Prevotella melaninogenica genome:
TAGTACGCCCTTCGCTAATAGTATTCATGTTAGTTTTGTTAATCTTGAATATTAAAGCAAAAAGTGTATTCAGACAGGCATCCATCTCTTTCATCAATTCTTTTGGTTCTTCAGAAGGCACATCACCTTCCTGTACACGAACATTATTTAGCACTCGACTTTTAAGTTGTTCTATCCTTTTTTGCGTATCTTTACGGATTGCTAATGCTTCTGCTAATTTCATTGCTATGTATTTTTATTATTATTCTACTATATTCTGACTATTCTTACGTGATTCATCAAACTTTGCCTTCATTGTAGGATTCATGTACGTTAGCCTACGTATAGTGAGATCGTCTGTGTCTTTATTAGCAAGACGAAGATTATTCTCACTACTTAAAAGTTCCTCACGTACCTTTTGAAGTTTTATAATTGTAGCATCAATATCCTTAATGGCATCATTAAACTTCTTTGATGCCATCTCATAATGGCGACCAAACTTAGTTTTAAAGTCTTCTATCTTATTTTCAAAATTGGTAACATCCACCTCTTTACTCTGTGAAAGGATAAGCTGCTTCTTATATTCTAAACTCTTCTTTGATGTTTGTACAAGAAGATTGATAAATGGAACAAAGAACTGTGGACGTATAACATACATCTTCGGATAAAGATGACTTTTATTTACAATACCTGTATTATAGAGTTCATTATCAGCTTCAAGCAAACTTACTAAAACAGCAAACTCACAACCTTTCTTCTTACGATCATCATCAAGCTTCTTCAAGAAGTCATCGTTCTTATGTTTGGTAGCAGTAGTATCCATTTCATTTTTCATCTCAAACATGATAGAGATATACTCAGTACCATCTTCTTCCGCACGAAATATGAAATCCCCCTTTGTACCATCACTCGCATCATTATCTTTCTCAAAGTATGCAGTAGGCATCATTGGACGAATATACTGATCGAACTCAATACTACAATGCTGTTCAAGTGTTTCACCAATCATCTTTGTAGACATCTTGGTTTTCAAATCTTTGTAGTAGTCTACCAAATCCTGCTTCATACGAAGTTCATTCTCATGATGCTTGATGAGTGATGCCTCATGAAGTTGTGCTTCACGCTTCTCTAATTCTGCAGCAGAACGAAGTTGAGAGATTTCTGTATCCTTTGCTTGAACTTCCTTCTGAGCTTTACTTCGCTCTTCCATTATCGCAAGCTGCAACTTATTATCACTCTGTTCTATTGCAGATTTGAGTTTAGAAATCTGCTGATCTTTCTCAGCCAAAGCAATCATCATCTCACTCTTTTTCTGAGTGGCAATATTCTCTAATTGCGTCTTGAGAACTTCGATTTCAGCCGAGAATGCACTCCTCAACTTTGTAAGTTCACTTTCCTTCTCACTCTTCAGCCGGTCAATCTCAGCGTCTTTGGCACCAAGTTCAAGTTCTTTCTTGGAGAGCTGGTGTTGGAAGGATTGTTCTGTCTTAGCAGTTGCTAAGGCTTGCTCTGCTTTATGCTGCTCGTGAAGTTCAGCTATACGCCGATCAATCTCCTCATTAAACTCCGTATTCTTAACCTGATTAACAATAGAAGCATAGTCTGCCTCGTCTACAGTAAAAACCTTGTGGCAGTTAGGGCATATTAATTCTTTCATGAATGTGATGTCTTTTGATATCTAAAAAGTCTACTTACAGAACTCAGAACTTAACTCTTTACTGTCATTCTTTGTCGCTCGTTATCTATCGACTTTCATTTTAGCATAGAATAAATAAGTCAAATGCGAATATACAAAATATTTTGCTTATTTTAGATGAATAAACAAGAAAAAACA
Encoded here:
- a CDS encoding DUF2130 domain-containing protein → MKELICPNCHKVFTVDEADYASIVNQVKNTEFNEEIDRRIAELHEQHKAEQALATAKTEQSFQHQLSKKELELGAKDAEIDRLKSEKESELTKLRSAFSAEIEVLKTQLENIATQKKSEMMIALAEKDQQISKLKSAIEQSDNKLQLAIMEERSKAQKEVQAKDTEISQLRSAAELEKREAQLHEASLIKHHENELRMKQDLVDYYKDLKTKMSTKMIGETLEQHCSIEFDQYIRPMMPTAYFEKDNDASDGTKGDFIFRAEEDGTEYISIMFEMKNEMDTTATKHKNDDFLKKLDDDRKKKGCEFAVLVSLLEADNELYNTGIVNKSHLYPKMYVIRPQFFVPFINLLVQTSKKSLEYKKQLILSQSKEVDVTNFENKIEDFKTKFGRHYEMASKKFNDAIKDIDATIIKLQKVREELLSSENNLRLANKDTDDLTIRRLTYMNPTMKAKFDESRKNSQNIVE